One window from the genome of Xenorhabdus bovienii SS-2004 encodes:
- the pdxA gene encoding 4-hydroxythreonine-4-phosphate dehydrogenase PdxA, whose protein sequence is MHNNKPIIITPGEPAGVGPDLVIALAQKEWPIQLVVCADPELMLLRAKQLNLPLQLQPYSPEYISPTQAAGTLTILPVSLHSPVIAGELNRENGIYVTETLAKACEGCLNGEFSALVTGPVHKGVINEAGVPFTGHTEFFADHSQCSRVVMMLATEELRVALATTHLPIMDVPKAITFDSLREVVTILNHDLKTKFGIRRPHIYVCGLNPHAGEGGHMGHEEIDVIIPALDSLRAEGIWLEGPLPADTLFQPKYLDHADAVLSMYHDQGLPVLKYQGFGRAVNITLGLPFIRTSVDHGTALELAGTGQADVGSFITALNLAIKMIQNSNE, encoded by the coding sequence ATGCACAACAATAAACCCATCATTATCACCCCCGGCGAACCAGCCGGGGTTGGCCCTGATTTAGTCATTGCCCTCGCACAAAAAGAGTGGCCTATCCAACTCGTTGTATGTGCTGATCCTGAGTTAATGCTCTTACGAGCCAAGCAACTCAACCTACCCCTTCAACTACAACCTTACTCCCCTGAATACATTTCCCCAACACAGGCCGCCGGAACCCTGACTATTCTGCCCGTTTCCCTCCATTCACCTGTCATTGCCGGTGAATTGAACCGGGAAAACGGTATTTATGTCACGGAAACGCTGGCAAAAGCCTGCGAGGGTTGTCTGAATGGCGAGTTTTCTGCACTGGTGACAGGCCCGGTTCACAAAGGTGTCATCAACGAGGCAGGGGTTCCTTTTACCGGACATACTGAGTTTTTTGCTGACCACAGCCAATGCTCAAGAGTCGTCATGATGCTGGCAACAGAAGAGCTACGGGTGGCGCTGGCAACAACGCATCTGCCGATTATGGATGTTCCCAAGGCAATTACGTTTGATTCACTGAGAGAAGTAGTCACTATTCTCAATCATGATCTGAAAACCAAATTCGGTATCCGCCGCCCCCATATCTATGTTTGTGGCCTGAATCCACATGCAGGGGAAGGTGGACACATGGGGCATGAAGAAATCGACGTGATCATTCCCGCATTGGACAGCCTGAGGGCAGAAGGTATCTGGCTAGAAGGGCCGCTGCCGGCCGATACCCTGTTCCAGCCTAAGTACTTGGATCATGCTGATGCCGTACTTTCGATGTATCACGATCAAGGGTTACCCGTGTTAAAATATCAAGGTTTTGGCAGAGCCGTGAATATCACTCTCGGACTGCCATTTATCCGAACGTCTGTCGATCACGGCACAGCTCTAGAGCTGGCAGGGACAGGCCAAGCAGATGTGGGAAGTTTTATTACCGCATTAAATTTAGCAATTAAGATGATACAAAACAGTAATGAATAA
- the rsmA gene encoding 16S rRNA (adenine(1518)-N(6)/adenine(1519)-N(6))-dimethyltransferase RsmA, whose product MNNKVHQGHYARKRFGQNFLTDQFIIESIVDAMNPQPGQAIVEIGPGLGALTEPVGERMDKMTVVELDRDLAARLHVHPKLKDKLTIIQQDAMTVDFGQLAKDQGQSLRVFGNLPYNISTPLMFHLFSYADAIADMSFMLQKEVVNRLVAGPGCKAYGRLSVMAQYYCQVIPVLEVPPTAFTPAPKVDSAIVRLMPHKAMPYPVKDIRMLARVTTQAFNQRRKTIRNSLGDLFSVEQLSELGVDPGTRAENISVEQYCKMASWLSSQAKTARNQ is encoded by the coding sequence ATGAATAATAAAGTCCATCAAGGGCACTACGCCCGTAAACGCTTCGGGCAAAACTTTTTAACCGATCAATTTATCATTGAAAGTATTGTCGATGCGATGAACCCACAGCCTGGTCAGGCTATCGTGGAAATAGGCCCTGGTCTGGGTGCACTGACCGAGCCAGTGGGTGAACGCATGGATAAAATGACTGTCGTCGAACTTGACCGTGATCTGGCAGCTCGTCTGCATGTTCATCCTAAGCTAAAAGATAAGCTGACTATCATTCAGCAGGATGCGATGACCGTTGATTTTGGCCAACTGGCCAAGGATCAGGGACAATCCCTGCGTGTATTTGGTAATTTGCCTTATAACATCTCTACGCCATTGATGTTCCATCTTTTCAGCTATGCTGATGCTATCGCTGATATGAGTTTTATGCTGCAAAAAGAAGTGGTGAACCGTCTGGTCGCTGGGCCTGGCTGTAAAGCCTACGGGCGTTTGAGTGTAATGGCACAATATTACTGTCAGGTTATCCCTGTTCTTGAAGTACCACCTACGGCATTTACGCCAGCCCCCAAAGTGGATTCAGCCATTGTGCGTCTTATGCCGCACAAAGCTATGCCTTATCCGGTTAAAGACATTCGCATGTTAGCCCGAGTGACTACTCAGGCATTTAACCAACGGCGCAAAACTATCCGCAATAGCCTTGGCGATCTCTTTTCAGTTGAGCAATTATCTGAACTGGGCGTTGATCCGGGCACACGGGCTGAAAACATTTCTGTCGAGCAATACTGTAAGATGGCAAGTTGGTTATCATCTCAAGCAAAAACTGCCCGAAATCAATAA
- the rluA gene encoding bifunctional tRNA pseudouridine(32) synthase/23S rRNA pseudouridine(746) synthase RluA: MLESYNPPTDPWLHVLYQDEHIMVVNKPSELLSVPGKAEDHKDSIMTRIQAEFPTAESVHRLDMATSGVMVVALTKAAERELKRQFREREPKKVYIARVWGKLEREKGLVDLPLICDWPNRPKQKVCFETGKSAQTEYQVLEYEAQATRVRLAPITGRSHQLRVHMLALGNPILGDRFYAHQQARELAPRLQLHAQELSITHPAYGTPMHFECKADF, encoded by the coding sequence ATGCTGGAATCTTATAATCCCCCGACTGATCCCTGGTTACACGTGCTTTATCAAGACGAGCACATTATGGTCGTTAATAAACCCAGTGAGTTGCTTTCTGTACCGGGCAAAGCAGAGGACCATAAGGACAGTATCATGACGCGGATACAGGCCGAGTTTCCAACGGCTGAATCTGTTCATCGACTAGATATGGCAACCAGTGGTGTCATGGTTGTTGCACTGACCAAAGCGGCTGAACGTGAGCTAAAACGTCAGTTTCGTGAACGTGAGCCGAAAAAAGTCTATATCGCCCGGGTATGGGGAAAATTAGAACGGGAAAAAGGTCTGGTAGATTTACCACTGATCTGCGACTGGCCGAACCGCCCGAAGCAAAAGGTCTGTTTTGAAACCGGAAAATCGGCACAGACAGAGTATCAAGTGCTGGAATATGAAGCTCAGGCCACTCGCGTCAGGCTTGCTCCCATCACTGGGCGATCCCATCAGCTACGTGTACATATGCTGGCGCTTGGCAACCCCATTCTGGGGGACAGGTTCTATGCTCATCAGCAGGCAAGAGAACTGGCACCTCGCCTGCAATTACATGCACAAGAGTTGTCGATTACTCACCCGGCCTACGGCACTCCGATGCATTTTGAATGCAAGGCCGATTTTTGA
- the surA gene encoding peptidylprolyl isomerase SurA, which translates to MKNWRALILGLMFSVNTVAMAAPQELNRVAAVVNNGVVLESDVDEQLQSVKLSAKHAGQQIPDEKALRHQILERLIMDDIILQMAKQMQITIPDQVLDSTIANIAAQNHMGLDELKKNLTAEGLNFNTYRNQIRKEMIIAEVRNNEIRRRVTILPQEVEALAKNLSSENNQNTELNVSNILIPLRENPSQAQVEKATAIINKILSELKNGADFGKLAITYSGDTQALKGGNMGWRKLQELPSLFAEQLQSAHKGQIIGPIRSGVGFHILKINDIRGSNMPQVAATEVNARHILLKTSPIMTDDQARSTLMKLREEILSGKTTFNAAAEKYSEDPGTAMRGGELGWNVPSTYAPAFRDALVKLKKGELSQPVHSTFGWHLIQLIDTRKVDRTDSAQKDNAYRLLLNRKLGEETQNWMQDLRASAYVKVLDGSDAQQ; encoded by the coding sequence ATGAAGAACTGGAGAGCACTCATTCTCGGATTGATGTTTTCAGTGAATACTGTCGCAATGGCAGCACCACAGGAACTCAATAGGGTTGCTGCCGTTGTCAACAATGGTGTCGTACTGGAAAGTGATGTCGACGAGCAATTACAATCCGTTAAACTCAGTGCAAAACATGCTGGTCAGCAAATACCAGATGAAAAAGCCTTGCGTCACCAGATCCTTGAGCGTTTAATTATGGATGACATCATTTTGCAAATGGCAAAACAGATGCAGATCACTATCCCCGATCAAGTCCTGGATTCCACCATCGCAAACATTGCCGCCCAGAACCATATGGGTCTGGACGAATTGAAAAAAAATCTGACTGCCGAGGGTCTCAATTTTAATACCTACCGCAATCAGATCCGCAAAGAGATGATTATTGCCGAAGTACGCAATAATGAAATTCGTCGCCGCGTCACGATCCTGCCACAGGAAGTTGAGGCGCTGGCCAAAAATCTTAGCAGCGAAAATAATCAGAATACCGAGTTGAATGTCAGCAACATTCTGATTCCATTGCGAGAAAATCCAAGTCAAGCACAGGTAGAAAAAGCGACGGCGATCATAAACAAGATTTTATCTGAGCTCAAAAATGGTGCCGATTTTGGTAAGCTGGCTATCACCTATTCCGGCGATACACAGGCCCTGAAAGGCGGCAATATGGGTTGGAGAAAATTGCAGGAATTACCTTCTCTGTTTGCAGAACAGCTCCAGTCAGCGCATAAGGGACAGATTATTGGCCCAATCCGTTCCGGCGTTGGTTTCCATATCCTGAAAATTAATGATATCCGCGGTAGCAATATGCCACAGGTTGCGGCCACTGAAGTTAATGCCCGCCATATTCTGCTGAAAACTTCACCTATCATGACCGATGATCAAGCCCGCAGCACTCTGATGAAACTCAGAGAAGAAATCTTAAGTGGTAAAACCACATTTAATGCAGCAGCGGAGAAGTATTCTGAAGATCCGGGCACAGCCATGCGTGGTGGTGAACTGGGCTGGAATGTGCCAAGTACTTATGCGCCAGCTTTCCGTGATGCCTTAGTGAAACTTAAAAAAGGTGAGCTCAGCCAGCCTGTTCACTCTACTTTCGGCTGGCACTTAATCCAACTGATTGATACCCGCAAGGTTGACAGAACAGACTCGGCACAGAAAGATAATGCCTACCGCCTGCTGTTAAACCGTAAACTCGGTGAAGAAACACAAAACTGGATGCAGGACTTACGTGCCTCCGCTTATGTGAAAGTTTTAGATGGTAGCGATGCACAACAATAA
- the apaG gene encoding Co2+/Mg2+ efflux protein ApaG yields MLNEPRIHIQVQSTYVESQSEPEHQRFVFAYTISIHNLGHSPVQLISRYWRITNSDGHRTEVQGEGVVGKQPVILPGTDYRYSSGTILETPLGTMEGHYEMRDHDGRPFRVAIPVFRLAIPTLIN; encoded by the coding sequence ATGCTCAACGAACCAAGAATTCATATCCAAGTACAGAGTACTTACGTAGAAAGCCAATCAGAACCAGAGCATCAGCGTTTTGTGTTTGCTTATACAATATCAATTCACAATCTTGGGCATTCCCCCGTGCAACTTATCAGCCGTTATTGGCGTATAACCAACAGTGATGGACACCGAACAGAAGTTCAGGGAGAAGGGGTTGTAGGAAAACAACCCGTTATCCTTCCTGGAACAGATTATCGCTACAGCAGCGGGACTATTCTGGAAACGCCTTTAGGCACAATGGAAGGCCATTATGAAATGCGTGATCATGATGGGCGTCCATTTCGTGTCGCCATTCCGGTGTTCAGACTGGCTATTCCAACACTGATAAATTAA
- the djlA gene encoding co-chaperone DjlA, whose translation MQYWGKLFGLIFGIASGAGFWGIVIGLLLGHVLDKVRMRNQRLSDKGPTRQALFFRSTFQVLGHLTKAKGRVTETDIQLASQLMDRMQLHGDARVAAQQAFREGKQLRFPLRETLRQLRRACFGRFDLIRMFLEIQLQAAFSDGELHPNERIVLFVIAEELGISRPQFEQFLAMMEGGRHFGGQYQQHGRYQEHGQPRATLADACKVLGVKEHDEATVIKRAYRKLMSEHHPDKLVAKGLPPEMMDIAKQKAQSIQSAYDLIKKEKGFK comes from the coding sequence ATGCAGTATTGGGGAAAATTATTTGGATTGATATTTGGTATTGCTTCTGGTGCTGGCTTTTGGGGCATAGTGATTGGCCTGTTGCTCGGTCATGTACTTGATAAAGTCAGGATGCGCAATCAAAGACTTTCTGACAAAGGCCCAACCCGGCAGGCACTGTTTTTTCGCAGTACCTTTCAGGTCTTGGGGCATTTGACCAAAGCAAAAGGCCGGGTGACAGAAACGGATATCCAGCTCGCCAGCCAGTTGATGGATAGGATGCAGTTACATGGTGATGCAAGGGTTGCCGCACAGCAGGCGTTTCGTGAGGGTAAGCAGCTCCGGTTTCCTCTGCGTGAAACACTTCGGCAATTGCGACGTGCCTGTTTTGGGCGTTTTGACCTGATTCGGATGTTTTTGGAAATTCAGTTACAGGCTGCGTTTTCAGATGGCGAACTGCATCCTAATGAAAGAATAGTGTTGTTTGTTATTGCTGAAGAACTGGGTATTTCTCGTCCTCAATTTGAACAATTCCTCGCCATGATGGAAGGTGGCCGCCATTTTGGTGGGCAATATCAGCAGCATGGCCGTTATCAGGAGCATGGGCAGCCGCGGGCGACTCTGGCAGATGCCTGCAAGGTGCTGGGTGTTAAGGAACATGACGAGGCGACAGTCATTAAGCGGGCTTATCGAAAACTGATGAGTGAACACCATCCCGATAAACTGGTGGCAAAAGGCTTACCGCCAGAAATGATGGATATTGCCAAACAGAAAGCACAGTCCATCCAATCCGCTTATGATTTAATTAAAAAAGAAAAAGGTTTTAAATAA
- the lptD gene encoding LPS assembly protein LptD gives MNKCYPTLLATMVWAAIYSQQAHADLAAQCMLGVPVYDKPIITADPNQIPVNIKSDDTHGEYPNAVEFVGNVDIRQGNKTLTADKVRLEQTQDEVPVRTVTATGNVNYDDPQIILKGPRAWSNLNNKDTDMEHGKYQMVGRQGRGSADKLMVRDENRYTIMNNGIFTSCLPGNDSWSVVGSEVILDRKEEVAEIWNARFRVANVPVFYSPYLQLPIGDKRRSGFLIPNASYSNKEGFQFKLPYYWNIAPNYDATITPNLISKRGLKLDNEFRYLTKAGAGTVAFDWLGHDRLYADDKKLDKNLSDRESNNRWLFYWNHSGVLNQAWRFSADYTKVSDPKYFTDFTSQYGTSTDGYATQKFSIGYAQQNWDATLASKQFQIFTAGKNRKAYRAEPQLDLNYYKNDLGPFDFRTHAQIAKFTSVGKDYPEATRWHVEPTINLPLSNRWASLNNEFKLMATHYQQDIPATTQNSTLEKSVNRVLPLFKSDAKMVFERAMYMNKYYTQTLEPRVQYLYVPYKNQDNINNFDSSLLQANYSGLFRDRFFSGLDRISSANQFTSGITTRIYDEDLVERFNLSVGQIYYFESPRTQDTDLKDSTKKSTGTTTWAGDVEWKINDSWGFKGGMQYDTRLNSVAMGNTVLEYRRDAERLVQLNYRFVNRDYIQATLGSQAPSFQQGISQVGLVASWPLADRWAFVGSYYYDTKEKQPASQLVGLQYNTCCWAVSVGYERKIVSWKDNSSEYDNKWSFNVELRGLSSNQSLGSQKMLERGILPYQRAF, from the coding sequence ATGAATAAATGTTATCCCACTCTGCTGGCCACAATGGTATGGGCAGCAATTTACAGTCAGCAAGCACATGCTGACCTTGCAGCACAGTGTATGCTGGGCGTACCTGTATACGATAAACCCATTATCACGGCTGATCCCAACCAAATTCCCGTTAACATTAAGTCTGATGATACACACGGTGAATATCCCAATGCGGTCGAATTTGTCGGCAATGTTGATATTCGACAGGGGAATAAAACGCTGACAGCCGATAAAGTGCGGCTCGAACAAACACAAGATGAAGTTCCTGTCAGGACCGTGACCGCAACAGGCAATGTTAACTATGATGACCCTCAGATTATTTTGAAGGGGCCTCGTGCCTGGTCTAACCTGAACAATAAAGATACGGACATGGAACACGGCAAATACCAAATGGTTGGCCGTCAGGGGCGCGGTAGCGCAGATAAGTTGATGGTGCGCGATGAAAACCGCTATACCATTATGAATAATGGGATATTTACCTCATGTCTGCCGGGCAACGATAGCTGGAGCGTTGTTGGCTCCGAAGTTATCCTCGACCGTAAAGAAGAAGTCGCTGAGATCTGGAATGCCCGTTTCAGGGTGGCCAACGTGCCGGTATTTTACAGCCCATACCTGCAACTCCCCATTGGTGACAAACGCCGTTCTGGTTTTCTGATCCCCAATGCCAGCTACTCCAATAAAGAAGGCTTTCAATTCAAGCTGCCGTATTACTGGAATATTGCCCCCAATTACGATGCCACCATTACGCCAAATCTGATCAGTAAACGGGGTCTTAAGCTGGATAACGAGTTCCGTTATTTAACAAAAGCCGGGGCGGGTACAGTAGCTTTTGATTGGCTTGGTCATGATCGCCTGTATGCAGATGATAAAAAACTTGATAAAAATCTGTCAGATCGGGAGAGCAATAACCGCTGGTTATTCTACTGGAACCACAGTGGCGTACTCAATCAAGCATGGCGTTTCAGTGCCGATTACACCAAAGTTAGTGATCCCAAATATTTCACTGATTTTACCTCGCAATACGGCACCAGTACCGACGGTTATGCCACCCAGAAATTCAGTATTGGCTATGCCCAACAGAACTGGGATGCAACCTTGGCAAGCAAGCAATTCCAGATCTTTACTGCCGGAAAAAATAGAAAAGCTTACCGTGCAGAGCCTCAACTTGATCTGAATTACTACAAAAATGATCTGGGGCCGTTTGATTTCCGAACCCACGCTCAAATTGCCAAGTTCACCAGCGTAGGCAAAGATTACCCAGAGGCAACACGTTGGCATGTGGAACCGACTATCAATCTGCCGCTCTCCAATCGCTGGGCAAGCCTCAATAATGAATTTAAATTGATGGCAACCCACTATCAGCAAGATATTCCTGCCACGACACAGAACTCTACGCTAGAGAAATCAGTCAACCGTGTCCTGCCACTGTTTAAATCCGATGCGAAAATGGTGTTTGAGCGCGCCATGTATATGAACAAGTATTACACGCAGACGCTGGAACCCCGGGTTCAGTACCTTTATGTACCTTATAAAAATCAAGATAATATCAACAACTTCGATTCTTCCCTATTGCAGGCTAACTATTCCGGATTGTTCCGGGATCGCTTCTTCAGTGGGCTGGATCGCATTTCATCTGCTAATCAGTTTACCAGTGGCATCACCACCCGCATTTATGATGAAGATTTAGTTGAACGTTTTAACCTATCCGTAGGTCAAATCTACTACTTTGAAAGTCCGCGTACCCAAGATACTGACCTCAAAGACTCAACCAAAAAAAGTACAGGTACGACAACATGGGCCGGAGATGTTGAGTGGAAAATCAATGATTCATGGGGATTTAAAGGGGGTATGCAATACGATACCCGTCTGAACAGTGTGGCAATGGGCAATACGGTGCTGGAATATCGCCGTGATGCTGAACGTCTGGTACAGTTGAATTATCGTTTTGTTAACCGCGACTATATTCAGGCTACGCTTGGAAGCCAAGCGCCGTCATTCCAGCAGGGCATTTCGCAGGTCGGGCTAGTGGCAAGCTGGCCGCTGGCGGATCGTTGGGCGTTCGTAGGTTCGTATTATTACGATACCAAAGAGAAACAGCCGGCAAGCCAGCTGGTTGGCCTCCAATACAACACTTGCTGCTGGGCGGTGAGTGTCGGTTATGAACGTAAAATCGTCAGCTGGAAGGACAACAGCAGTGAATATGACAACAAATGGTCATTCAATGTTGAACTTCGTGGCTTAAGTAGCAATCAAAGTTTGGGTAGCCAGAAGATGCTGGAGAGAGGTATTCTGCCTTACCAGCGCGCATTCTGA